DNA from Ictalurus punctatus breed USDA103 chromosome 7, Coco_2.0, whole genome shotgun sequence:
ATGAGGAATGCCTTTCCTGCCTGACAAGCCCCTTGCATATTCATCCTATATCAGTAACTTCCTTAACTGACATAATTTTGGCCTCCTGTGCTTTAGTTTCTttttgatttcttcttttttttccttttgcacTGCTTAGGTATATCTCTTTATTCATTTGGTGGTCACTTTTACAAAGCTGCCTAAATGTACGGCAGAATACAATCCAATCATTTATTTTGTTAAGGGAGTTCGCATTAATACAAGTACTACAAGGCTACCTTCTCTCTAACTGACCACAAACAAGTAGAGAATGGTTGTAGAAAGGACTGGAGAGAGCCTCTGctaaacacacactcgctcataCGCTCACACAACGACGGAGAGACACACAGCAAGTGCTTGTACTCAGGAGAGTTAAACACACACGACATGTGATATTTCTTTTAGTTTAGATTGTATTAATTAATGTGTATTACTTTGTCTCTGTGTAGGAGAGTGATGGTTCCCAAAAGTGCCTGGAAGCATATAACTATGATAAAAACATGTGCTCTGCATACTTCTTGAAGTATAAGAATTGCCGGAAATACTGGGTGAGTATTTTAACTCCACACAGCACAAGTTTTCCCAACAAATTAAAGCTCTCCAGATCGCAAGCAATATATTGTTTACATCGACGTACACATTGGTCAAATCGGAGCCATCTACACAAGTATTTACTGCTGAGCATAACAGAAAATTGTAAAGCAGTATCAGGCTTATTTTAACTAACAGGCCACATTACATTTAGTCTCAGAGACAAGtggttcacataaaaaaaaaggtttagtGACCAATAACGCATTAGTAATTACTTTTAAATGTGTCCATTTATCTGAAAGGTACATTCTGAATGCATAAACTGGTATTTATacgtagatgtgttaaatgatatagaacatagcacatcttgtatcagaccacccagtttGAAGGTGAGCAATAATAtaggaacatgtgactgacaggtgttacccaggtgtgtcctgttagattgattgctTAAActataaatagctctgaacatctattcttggttttagccttcagtttcacctttactttatttgtttttaaaaagaataagccaatatgaagatcagagagctgcctatgggagaaaagcaagccattttgatggtgagaaaagagggaaaatcaatcagaggcactgcacaaaCACTGGCCAATACAACTATTTGTAATgttgtgaaaaataaagaaacctctggtgtactgagcaacagacactgaatgggtcggCCACGGAAAACGCCAACAGCTGATGACGGAAACATTGTgggagctgtgaagaaaaacccaaaaccaatagtcagtgacatcacaatCCAgcttttgaagaagactttgagaacaGAGATATAGagaccataccacaagatgcaaaccactcatcagcagtaagaatcggaaagccagattggaatttgcaaagaaatacagagatgagccacaaaatttctggaaccaaatttaacctctaccaaagtgacggaaaggccaaagtgtggagaaagaaaggatctgctcgtgatccaaaacatacaagctcatctgtataacatggtggaggtagtatcatggtttggatggctgatccaaaacacactgccaactcaactgAGGACTTTATTAGGGgtgaaaagtggaaggttttagactggccaagtcaattacccgacccaattgagcagcttttcacctcctgaagaggagactgaatggagaaacccccagaaacaaacaaaaactgagaggctgtggtaaaagcctggaaaagcatcacaaaagaagaaaccaacaatttggtgatgtcagtgagtctcAGGCTTGATACAGTTATTGCAAACCAGgtatatgcaaccaaatattaagtgttccttactttaatttatttcaaaacttatctgttcctatacattTGCTCAGCTAAAAATTGgctggtctgatacaaaaggttttatgttttattttgtttaacacataaccaggaaataaaatctgaaatcctaaactctcgtctcatatccatctttagatctcaaacccaaatgtctttggcgtatatcacaaacaaatgaactggccttgccttgccagtagtttcagaggggactgtgtaCACTGTggcttgcataaatattcaccccccATAGAATTGGGAAGTGGAGGAGGGAGacgtttttacatatttttgtcTTAGACCCATGTCcagcatgtatgtatgcatgtatactcactaagcactttattaggaacacctgtacacctactcattcatgcaattacctaatcagccaatcgtgtgccAGCAGATTTGGGTAATGTTCATATGAACCTTCAGAatagggggaaaaatgtgatcttagtgattttgaccgtggcatgattgttggtgcccgatgggctggtttgagtgtttccatatctgctgatcttctgggattttcacacacaacattctcTAGAGAATattcagaatggtgcaataaagaaaaaacacccAGTGAGCTGGAGTTCTTCAGAAGGAAACgcattgttgatgagagaggacaacggagaatggccagactggtctcagctgacagaaaggctacagtaactcagataaccactctgtacaactgtggtgaacaagcatctcagaatgcacaacacgctGAACTTTGAGGTGTATGAGCTACAACTGCAGACGATCATGTCAGGAtctacttctgtcagccaagaacagaattctgagctgcagtgggcacagactcaccaaaactagacagctgaagactggaaaaacgtagcctggtctgatgaatcttaatttctgctgaggtgcacagatggtagggtcagagtttggcaccaacagcatgaatatatgcacccaacctgccttgtgtcaacagtccaggctggtggagatGGTGTAATGgggtggggaatgttttcttggcaaaCTTTGCTcccgttaataccaatcaatcattgtTTGAATTCCACAGCCTGTTTGAGTATTGTTgttgaccatgtgcatcccttcatgcccacaatttacccatcttctaatcgATACTTCCAGTATTATAACACACCATGTCAGGAAGCAAATGTCGTTCCTAACAAAGTATTCGGtgagtgtatgtatattttgtatGTGCAGTATGTATGTTAAACTGTATAAAAATTTTCCCCTCAGCATACTGTGATGCTCCAGCGCAGGCGTGAAGGTATAAAGCCTGATATGCCTAcagcaacagagagagaagaaatgCTAGCTTCTCTGGGAGGGAAGCCCTACTGAAACTAACTGACTTTTAATAGCAGAACACTGACTGTGCCTCTCTGAGGTGAAGTATGTGTGGATTAGTGCATCCTTCTAATAGGGAGccttaaaaactttatttatacttCGGCCCAGTGGgcagaggggtgtgtgtgtgtgtgtgtgtgggggggggggggggggggggtatttgtGTGCACATACTTGTTATGGAGTTGTTTGTGTGTACTTGAGAGAGTGCAAGTGCTTGAACACGTGTTTTTGAACACGTGCTTGTTTTTGAACAGTTCCTGTGTTAATCATTCTCTGAATCTGGCTGATCTACATGTCAATCATGTGCAGTTATAATATCTCATGAGTATTCAGTCTGAATATTAACAAGAGTCAAATAAACAATGAAAGTAaaactgttgttgtttcttCTTCACTATAAATTGTAAgggtttatttttctgttgtcCACAAAATGAGTGAGCTGTACATTTTAATTACCAGTCCTGTAGTCTGTGAAGGCTTGCACTTCCTGCAGTGGCCTCATGAGGGTGATAGGATACTACACTGCATATATTAGTGGCTGACTGTAAATCACCACTTTTTGCTTCAAGCAGGCTCCCCGTATGGACTTGCTGTGATTTTGTGGTTTTCAGAAAAACAGTCCCCAAGTGACTACAGATGCCTCAGTAAcctttgtgtgttttgtagtaAGCACTGAGAACAGCCAACCTGTTACTAATCAGACAAGCTGTTGCGTTGTGTGCAATGTGTTTGTCATCTCTTACTCGAGTCACGACTCCTTATGAATAATGTGCTAGTGGGATTCTGGCTTGATGATGCTGCATATGTTGCATATAaaatggtcaaaaaaaaaaattccttgaAGTCATTATCAGTTTCACAATCTTCTGCTTTTCGCTCAAAGGCGTTGCTGGTACCATGCATGCTGGTTCAGACTCAAGGCAATCACAGAACCCCCTGCCTCCAAATTTGCTACTGAAAGATAAATGAGCCATCATTGACATTCCTCTTAAATAGTAATAGGTTATCATGAACGAATACGGAGTAATGGTAGGTTATTAACATAATGGTGGATAAAGTGTGATTTGATTGCGCCACTCTGTGTTCACTATTATTGTTGGTGCAGTAATCATCTGTACAGAGTAAATGTTCCCCGAAGGCATGTGATCCATCTCGAGGATGAATGGTTGTGAAATGCAGTGCTTCACGCAGTTGTTCATCAGGCTCAGTGAAAATGACAAACAGCATTTCATACCAAGGAGCTGAACATCTCAAAATCAGATGCTttcatgggtctgtgtgtaattttaaaaaataatcacatcAAGGATGTAGTACCAGCAAATTTCCATGCCTATTAAAGAAGCTTGCTATGAATCCAAAGAGCAAACAAATGCACAACAAAATCACAAACTATAaggtgaataaataaacatgttcaCATAATCAGTGGTTTATAAGCTTTACCGGGGTTCACACTGAATGGTGTTTTAGTTGCTAAACCTGTTTGGTGTtagttaagaaataaaaattcaatattcaaatgatttttaaaagagCCACAGAAACTATTCATTCAATATGTGTACACTGTGAACTTCattagatttatttcatgatACATTTACAACCAATATGTTGTAGCTGCTTCAGATTACAAATTAGTATCTTCATAAAATACAAACAGTATTGTTCTACACATCTAGACAGACAATACAATTATTACATTGTTATTATACTGGAACATTTGATTTATTCTCCAGATTAAGTGCGTTGAGTGGTTATAGCTTAGAGCCAATAGTAGTTTGCATTGACATGCTTGTATATAGTTAAATAATAATTCTTCATTGCTTTATTCATCTCCGTGCAGCTTTGGTCCACCCTATTAATAACTAATGTCACTGAAAACACAGCCGATGTTCCTGAAGCTCTACGGAGGGGGTTCATGTTTCCTCAGACTTCAGTTGCTCTTCTTGCCATGCCCTTTGAACTTAGCCATAAAGTCAAATGCTCCTAAATATTCACCAAGCAGTACTCCTAATTTAACAGGCAAAATactgttagaaaaaaaagaaagaaaaataattattatatgttcattcaaaaacaaggatataatttttttttttttataaatcaatgaatctacattttaatgaaatgtttaatgTATATGGCATGAGCAATAAAAATCCCAAACTGCTCTCTACTATGGCTGTACATCatgtttatacagtatttcCATATATTTTCcagtgtatacatatatatatatatatatatatatatatatatatatatatatatatatatatatatatattcacataaatgtgtctgaagtgtgcattttaaaatacaaaagagTATTTGATTGATGTGTATAAATAACCCGCGTAATTTGTATGAAAATGCTTTTGCATTCTGTATTTCTAACATCATGTATGCTAACACTTCAGCGCTTACGTAAGTATTACTGTTCATATTTTATAAGAACTGAAACCGTGCTACCAAACACCTGACTGACTTGTCCGAGAGGAAAAGGAGATGTAGCAATCAGCACGACTGTCTCGAGACGATCCATGTTGCAAAACCCACAACTGCTGTTTAAATGATTCCGCATGATCTGTAATGCGCTGCTATGATCATGTAGTGCTTTGACGGCAGAAAAATACAGCAGGTCAACATTTGTGGTGCGGTAATGCTTCGTAAACCATAGAGACAGAATAACTGATTGACCTTTTTCCAATTTAGTTCTGACCACCAGTGTGTTTTCTAAAAGGGTACTTAGTGTTAAAATTCTATACCAGAATAAAACCCTATACCCTATTCTGGTGCATTTTTGTTGCAGTATTTTGGGCGTTGTTGCATCGTATGCCAATTCCTGATCTTAAAGCTAAACCGTACACCAAAAAGACGTAGTATAATCAACACTCCTACATGCGTGCAGACGCTCATACAAACGCAAATAACAATTCAGCAGAATCTTGGCACAAGATCAGTCAGACATGTAAGTGGTTTATCCATTATGGCATCATAGTCTGGTCTCGCTAATTAAATTCTTAAATTATGGCACAATTATGCTTGAGTTCAAAGAGATTTAAGCATAAGCAGCAGAGagaggtatgtgtgtgtacatggacacatacacacaaacacacagagtatAGAGACGAAGAGAATCCTGCATACACTGTACAAATACTGGGTACACGCAGTGCGCACAGCAGTGTAGGTTGATTCCTGGAATGACTTAAAGCGTAAATCTGACTTACTTCTTTAGAgcgatggatagatagatgctACGAGGCAGATATAGATAGACTTGATCTCTCCGAACAGCATCAACAATTTTTCGACACACGTAATCCGGCTCTAAAATGGGCATGAGTCTCGGccacctacaaaaatacacaaactcCCATTAGGAGTCATTGTAATCCgttaacatacagtatgtgtagaATAATTATTAAAGTACATCTCCATTTCTTGGTCCTTAAAATTTCACAACTGTATTTTTATCTCACAGACCTGACCTCTTTGATTCAGggaatttattaaatgttaatttcATTAGTTTGTTCATAAGGTATATTAAGACTGGATATCTTAGAGCATCTGTACTATGATGTAAAGTCATATCCCTGTCAGGttaagtagtttttttttttttttttttttgataatgtaAAGAGTTCTCTCATATAGTACAAATTGGTAGTTAGTTAGTAGTCTATTAGCTATATTCTAACTAGGCTATGATTAGGGTGAAATGAAGTTTTCATAACTAGTGAGTCTTCTTTGTGGCCCAATATCTATGTTCAACTTTCACATTGTCTTAGGTTCCCTCGATTACTCTTTTTTGTTCTAATAACTTCTAATAAAGAAGCTAGCTCACAACAGTGTTTGGGATAGACCATggtttaataaatatttctacTGGATGCATGATAATTAATATGAGCAGCCACAATGTATCTTGAtcttctaatatatatatatatatatatatatatatatatatatatatatatatatatatatatatatatatatatatatatatatatatcttaacGAATGAaaataaactcagcaaaaaaaatgaaacgtccctttttaaggagactgtattttaaagataattttgtaaaatccaattgagctttacagatctttattggaaagggtttaaacagtgtttttcatgcttgttcaatgaaccataaattattgcacatgcacctgtggaacagtccttaagacacgaacagtttacaggcaattaaggtcacagttacaataacttgggatactaaagagacctttctactgactctgaaaaacaccagaagaaagatgcctatggttcctgctcacctgtgtgaacatgccataggcctgctgcagggaggcatgaggactgcagatgtggccagagcaataaactgcaatgtctgtaatgtaagacgcctaagacagtgctgcagggagacaggaagtacagctgatcgtcctcgcagtggaaaattacatttaaccagacgtgatggagaacttgtaaatgtcttggtggaagagtggagtaacatctcacagcaagaactgacaaatctggtgcagtccatgatgacgagatgcactgtagtacttaaagcagctgatgGCCACCACATACccgactgttacttttgatatcgaCCCcctcctttgttcagggactcattattccctttctgtttgtcaaatgtcggtgaaacttgttcagtttatgtctcaattgttgaatgtttttatgttcatacaaatatttacacatgttaagcaatttgctggaaataaacgcagatgaatatgagaggacgtttctttttttgctgagaatATTTGGTATATTGTAATTTTATAACAGCTAATACCAGATAGATTTGAATATATTCAAGAAATTTTCACTTGCAGTCATTTTTGCAACACACACCTCTGCGACatctaacaaacacacactgatcatTCAAATAAAAACTGGCATCTCAGACATTACTCTGGGCTAGTAACACAATATGCCTCTGGTTCtcttttgtcattttgtctattttaaaaagctgaatGAAAGTACTTGAAAATAAGCCCAAATGAAATACTAACATATGTAAAACTTCTCATTCTTGTGTATTAGCAAGCATTCAAATTTTTTCCCACATAAAACATGGTGACTGCacttagggctgggcgatatattgACATTGTGATAAACAATTGcgtgatacacttttctgagatatcggtGGTATAGTGATGTATTATTCAAaacttttttaataattacaaattaaatggtactaaATTGATGTCGTtgatttgatatatatatatttttatcttctttgtaggcattaaaaaaaagtattgtcaaaagttttttttttattattttgtttattttactactgttttgcagacagtttcttagctaaattatatatcgtgatataAATCATGTGTCGTATAAATGTCGTCAAGTATCacaatgatatttttgtcatatcgctcAGCCCTAACTGCACtccacctttctccaaacaAATGTTTTAGAAACTGAAATACTTTTTGTGAGTCTTACTTTGTGTTAGCTCCATCAAACATTCCAGTGTTGATGAAGAAGGGACACACTATGGTGGTCTTCACTCCATCACAGCCAATAGCCAACATCTCAAGAGCCATGGACTCTGCAAAGCCTACTGCCGCAAACTTGCTAGCACAGTaatctgtcacacacacacacacacacacacacacacacacacacacacacctgttagaCTGGATAATTGTTAAATAAGGGTGAAGTCAGTGTTTACAGTCACACAAATTGTGTTGTGGGCGTATACCTGCCAGTCCGCTGACACCGATAAGGCCAGCTGAGCTAGCTATGCTGACCAAATGGCCATGGTTTGCAGCAATCATCGCTGGGAGAAAAGCCTTGCACGTCTAAAGAAAGAAGCAAGATCATTGTGATGCACAAGATTTTCCTGTGCTTGTGGTTGCAGTAAATAGTGTAAAtgtacaggtgtgtatgtgGAGAAGAAAGTGAGACTGAAAGGTTATGTCATAGTAACTCACCCAGAAATGGGCCATGCTGTTGACCTCCATAGTCTTCTCTATATGCGAGTCTGGAGATTGCAGGAACTTTTTCCCTGTGACAATGCCGGCATTGTTCACCAGAATAGTGATGTCACCCACTTCACGTTTGACCTAAAAAGCCAAGCAAATTCTATCAGCTTTATCTATCTTTTACTGGACAACAGTGGCTTAATGCTTTCATTAATAAGAGCTCTATTCTCCAGTACAATTTAGCTGTGTTTGGAATCAAGaggtttttgtattttatgtgCCAGTTGCGATGTcaacattattttatatgtttgtgaatgtgaaatCAGTTATGTTAAAATATGTCTGGGTTCAGTCATCCATGTCATGTCTAGTAGcatacatttcaaaatataaattaaatttcatGGACCCAATcggtatatatttattttatgaacctAATCCAACTATTCTAATATCCGGCTCAGGATTGCAGGCCAAGTAGTTAGTTCATTTCCTCTCTAGCCTTGCCTCTGTCTAGTAGTACTGAACTgaaaggggtaaaaaaaaaaaaatcctcaggTGAGTGCTCAAATACCTTAATGAGTTACTTAAAACTTACTTTCTAGTGCACTTTATTTTGAATTGTAAGTAGTAAGCCAAGGGTAACTGGACTTCTCTGGTTTATCTGTATTGTATCTCTTCTTCTAGACCTATAGCCTGTCGTGGTTATTTTCTGGAGTGAGATTAAGGCCTCTTGTTACATAAGGTTTAACGTTTAAGGTTCCACGCTTTCAAAAAttctgtttgtgtctctgtgtgtgggtAAGTATTTGTTTCTCTGTGAGGGTTGAATATCCTATTACAGATAAGTGCAGATAAATTTGACCTTGTatggatgtatttatttatttattttgtaaaagatGGGACTTTTACATGAAATGCAAATGATTTTAGATTAAAACAGCAACCAATAGGTTAGTCGTAAAGCCGTATTTAGCGACAGTATTACACTTGTACAGACAGTAGTGTGTGTCCCTACCCGGTCCGCCACTTTGTACACCTCCTCTCGGCTGCTGCAGTCGCAGGTGTAGGTGTGCGCTCGCGCGCCGTGTGTTTCCTTGATAAGGCGCGcggtctccaggttccccgcctCGTCGATGTCCCAGAGCACAAGGCGCGCGCCGAGTCGCGCGAACTCCAGCGCCATGATCCGGCCGAGTCCAGATCCAGCTCCGGTCATTAACACCACCTCTCCCTCAACACTCTTCCTCCGCACCGGCACAAACAGCCGGAAAAACGCCTCCAGGTAGTAGACCACCGACAACGAGAGAACCTTCAGAGTCTCTAAGAAGAAGTTCATGGCGGAAAAAGAGCGAGGTCTGGACACAAGGAGTGAGTCTGAGTGAAGAAGCAGCTTTGTGTTTACAGTAAGCTTACAGTTTCACTCAGTACATGCAGTTCAGTCAGTTGAATCACCTCAGGCCATGAGTCCATCGCCGCGTCCATTCGCTTTTGTAGGTAAACAAGCAGTAAACAGTTGACCTTCGGTCGCTAAAACATCAATTACATGTTTACCTCCAATACAAAGGTCGGTATTAGTGCAGCGGGCTCGGTAACGGTACAGGATGTGGAAGGCGCGGTCACCTGTTAACTATTTGTGTGCCGAGACGCACTGAGCTGTGAATCTGTAGCGTACACACATTTCACCTGATaatcagtgactacgtttacacggacagcagcaatctaattactgaccttattctgaataagacaatattgtgattaaggtgtttacatgagttgcttttagaatattcctttcatgttcaggttttacgtgttatagatcataatgacattaatgacacacatcattacgtcactgcgccacgccgtccgacgttcctccagaatttcacgtatcaacatacagttggtcttcgctATGGTACCGTATCctgtgcaaatagacgactgcttgaagccgtgggctgcgtcccaaatcgcacacttacatattatatagtagccaaaatacatgtatttcgcctactatgtagcaggtaagtatgtggtttgggacacagcggtgctctcttgtttgctgtaaaacggttgagcactgtgtgtgatcgtgtcctgtcgcaaaatgtggtgaaaattcCCATACAACGTTAATAGTCTGATTCGGTAATGCaattaaaacaggaatactccacgtcttaattcaatttgtgtttacttcgagtatgactttaatcggattaaggtaataaaaaattgctgtttacatggtagtttcttaatcagagtattgtcttaatcgggttaatattggattattggtGCCCATGTGAATCTACTGAGTGGTGGAACTAGAGTTTTATACATGGGGTGACCACTGAACGTTCAGGggtccccacacacacacacacacacacacacacacacacacacacacacacacaatgttggGTTTCCATGTTTTATCGGGAATTTCCATAATGATTTTATACTGTACAAACTGTATTTTCTATCCCCTAAAACTATCCATCACCTAAACATcagaaaaatgcatttttacatacaaacaaaaaaaaagtatgtatgaTTTAGTATGATATATAAGCTGTTTTTTACTTGGGGACCAAACATTTCTGGTATCGATagtaatatcacacacacacacacacacacacacacacacacacacacacacacacacacactgcaattaCATATATCAGGCATCAATCAGACAAGGGCTGTTTGCACCTGATCTGCCTTTAAAAAGAATTatatctctccctttcttttcatgtttaacTGATCCTGTGCAAAAATATGACAGGCTATGGTAACATATAGTTAAATCATCCAATTACCAGCATTTTTATCTTAATTACAAATCCTCATTTTCATAACTGTAGGCTACATTAAAATCACCTACCAGTCTAAGTTAGCAGTTTGATCATTGCTAGCCCTCCTCTGAACTGAAGTAGCTGAGCTAGCTAATCGATTTCAAACTGCTAAATGTTAACTTGACGTTGTTTAATAAAAGGAAACTAACTGGGACCACGCTTATATCGCCTCATTTATATGTGCCGTCCTAACATTACAGGTAGGCTATTGGAGCCTTATTAACTCACACAGCATCTCATAAAAGTTATTAACAAAGCTGATGCTAAACCGTAAAAACTTACTTCAAATGTGATGTTTTCTTATTCTATGGTATCCTGCAACAATATTCTTTCATCCTAGGCTGGTCATTGATTTGAAAACTGCAAACGCTGCCGGtgaacatcaaaaaaaaaaaaaaaaccctcttcttTCGACAAGAGGTGAAATGATGCGTCAATCAGCATCAGCAACTGCAAGTAGCGAATAAAATGTTGGAGTGGCACTTGGGGTGGCCAATCGGATGTCAGGGGTCTCTAGTGCCACTCAGTACACCCCTCTGGCTCCGCCTGCTGATACTGCTTTAGTAAGCTATGCAACAAAGCTGTTTACTAATCTAGCATGTTTTCTGGGTGAAAACAGAAGAGGATATGAATAGTTTACAATTTATCaacagagaaaaatattataaattacaAGAACCAAAAGTTGACAAGGTTTTGCTGTGTCCCTCTCAGTTTCAGCCTGACTGTAAAATGTTGTGTGTTACATCCATAATGTGTTCAAACGGCATCTTAGAATACATCACATTcataaaatgagattttaacTGATTATTAATGTCATTTTGTTGACATTTTGACTATCGATATCTTAACATACTCTATTTGACCATTTTTTGTTAACTGGGATGATGATAGAATGATAGAACATTTGTAACACACTATTAAACTTTCTTGGTTTTTCCTTAAGGGTATGCAAACCGTTGTTCGCAagcatattcat
Protein-coding regions in this window:
- the chchd7 gene encoding coiled-coil-helix-coiled-coil-helix domain-containing protein 7 — encoded protein: MSTKSSAGKVRNADSNPCIEESDGSQKCLEAYNYDKNMCSAYFLKYKNCRKYWHTVMLQRRREGIKPDMPTATEREEMLASLGGKPY
- the sdr16c5b gene encoding epidermal retinol dehydrogenase 2, which gives rise to MNFFLETLKVLSLSVVYYLEAFFRLFVPVRRKSVEGEVVLMTGAGSGLGRIMALEFARLGARLVLWDIDEAGNLETARLIKETHGARAHTYTCDCSSREEVYKVADRVKREVGDITILVNNAGIVTGKKFLQSPDSHIEKTMEVNSMAHFWTCKAFLPAMIAANHGHLVSIASSAGLIGVSGLADYCASKFAAVGFAESMALEMLAIGCDGVKTTIVCPFFINTGMFDGANTKWPRLMPILEPDYVCRKIVDAVRRDQVYLYLPRSIYLSIALKNILPVKLGVLLGEYLGAFDFMAKFKGHGKKSN